Sequence from the Pseudomonadota bacterium genome:
GCTGGAAGCTAGGGGCGCCCTTAGACTTCGCGGCGGTCACTGACCACTCGGACTTCCTGGGCGAGGTAAGCCTGTGCACCTCTCCGGGCATCGATCCCGAGACCTTCGCTTCGGACGATCTGGCACAGCAGCTCATCGATGATGGCTTCAACAGCCAGGCTGCCACGCTCCTGCAGGTGTGCGAGGAGTACCGCCTGACGACTGACAGCGCCGGTACAGCCGTCCTCACCCAACTTTGCGTGGGGGCGCCCCAGAACGAGCAGATCTGTGCGGCCGCGCACAGCCAACTGCGCTCCGTGTGGGCACGTACGCTGCAGGCGGCAGAGCAGGCCAACGCCCCCTGCGAGTTCACCACCTTCGCCGGCTACGAATGGACGGGCACGACGGCCGAGGCCGGCACACGGGCGCGCAATCACCGCAACGTGATCTTCCGCGACGTGGAGAGCCTCGTGGACGGCGAATTCACGCCGCTGATCGAACCCATTCTCACCAGCGACATCGCCCGGCCCTCGCAGATGCGCGATACCTTGCGCCGCGAATGCCTGGGCATCGACGGCGACGAGGCCTACCCCGGCCTGCCAGGCTGCGACGTAATGGCCATCCCGCACAGCAGCAACAACAGCCAGGGCACGATGTTCCAGCTCAACGCGGAGGAGACCGCGGCGGATCGCCGCGCGATGGAGCCCCTGGTGGAGATCTTCCAGCACAAGTCCAGCAGCGAGTGCGCACCCTACCTCGACCCGGATGACCCAGACTGCGGCTTCGAGCCCTATATCCTCGACACGCAGCTGCAGGAGACGCCAGACAGCGTGGCCCCTGGCTTTATGCGCCGCGGCCTGGGGGTCGGCCTGATCGAAGAGCAGCAGTCCGGCGACAACCCCTTCCGCGTGGGCTTCATCGGCGGCACCGACACGCACAACGCCACCCCGGGCGCCGTGGAAGAGAACAACTTCTCCGGTCACATCGGCGCCGCCGACGCGGGCCTGGCCAAGCGCATGACCGGCGTC
This genomic interval carries:
- a CDS encoding DUF3604 domain-containing protein, yielding MRHTLIRHQDGRARAAAGVCLAAMLAASGASAQCTGDPPGRSAYFGDIHVHTHLSFDAYIFDTPLGPEEAYDAAKGFAVDLAPVLPGLPNRRWKLGAPLDFAAVTDHSDFLGEVSLCTSPGIDPETFASDDLAQQLIDDGFNSQAATLLQVCEEYRLTTDSAGTAVLTQLCVGAPQNEQICAAAHSQLRSVWARTLQAAEQANAPCEFTTFAGYEWTGTTAEAGTRARNHRNVIFRDVESLVDGEFTPLIEPILTSDIARPSQMRDTLRRECLGIDGDEAYPGLPGCDVMAIPHSSNNSQGTMFQLNAEETAADRRAMEPLVEIFQHKSSSECAPYLDPDDPDCGFEPYILDTQLQETPDSVAPGFMRRGLGVGLIEEQQSGDNPFRVGFIGGTDTHNATPGAVEENNFSGHIGAADAGLAKRMTGVNATFNPGGLAGVWAEENTRDGIFEAFRRRETFATSGPRIRLRLAASWRTNPLPSEPIDLCGQLLLDGLASVTQMGSVLPAQVNPNQRPQLLLVAVADANSTDLARANIVKGWVDDTGAVHEEVIALPDAPEEGRRRLCRAWMDEDLDPEQPAYYYARVFELPTPRYSKQICDAQPQAWSCDGPEPPPIYPSCCDSAIYTDIEERAWSSPIYFSPSAAQ